In Saccharicrinis fermentans DSM 9555 = JCM 21142, a genomic segment contains:
- a CDS encoding DNA-directed RNA polymerase subunit omega, translating to MDYKKTNAPGTTITWNTQKLSEDTGNVYESVNVIAKRANQISVEMKEELNKKLQEFASYTDNLEEVFENREQIEISRFYERLPKPSSIATQEFVEKKVYYRNADKDV from the coding sequence ATGGATTATAAAAAAACAAATGCTCCGGGCACCACAATCACATGGAACACTCAGAAACTTTCTGAGGATACAGGAAATGTGTACGAGTCGGTAAATGTAATTGCCAAAAGAGCGAACCAAATTAGCGTGGAGATGAAAGAGGAGTTGAACAAAAAGCTTCAGGAATTTGCCTCCTATACTGATAATTTGGAAGAGGTATTTGAAAATCGTGAGCAGATTGAAATTTCAAGATTCTACGAAAGGTTACCTAAACCATCTTCCATTGCTACACAGGAATTTGTAGAAAAAAAAGTGTATTACCGCAACGCTGATAAAGATGTTTAG
- a CDS encoding aminotransferase class I/II-fold pyridoxal phosphate-dependent enzyme, with product MDIFDKIKKTMGPLGQYGKAAHGYYIFPKLEGEVGAKMKFRGKEVLTWSLNNYLGLANHPEVRKADADAAVEYGLAYPMGARAMSGHTSIHEELESNLAEFVGKEDSYLLNFGYQGMVSIIDTLCTRNDVIVYDSESHACIMDGVFLHKAKGGKSFVFPHNDIARCEKMLATATKRANESGGGILVITEGVFGMAGDLGALDKIVALKEKFDFRLLVDDAHGFGTMGKTGAGTPEHFGVIDGVDVYFSTFAKSMAGIGAFVAGEEEIVNYLRYNMRSQIFAKSLPMPMVIGALKRLELLKNRPELKDNLWKIVNALQKGLRADGFDLGNTESPVTPVFLNGTVPEATQLTMDLRENYNIFCSIVVYPVIPKDQLMLRIIPTAVHTLEDVEYTIKAFAEVKEKLVAGKYQSDKIANIL from the coding sequence GTGGATATTTTTGATAAGATAAAAAAGACCATGGGGCCTTTGGGTCAGTATGGTAAAGCTGCGCATGGTTATTATATTTTCCCGAAACTGGAAGGTGAAGTCGGAGCGAAAATGAAATTCCGTGGTAAGGAAGTACTTACCTGGAGTCTCAATAACTATTTAGGTTTAGCTAACCACCCCGAAGTTCGAAAAGCAGATGCTGATGCTGCTGTTGAATACGGTTTGGCATATCCCATGGGGGCACGTGCAATGTCGGGTCACACCAGCATACACGAAGAACTAGAGTCTAATCTTGCTGAGTTTGTAGGGAAAGAAGATTCTTACCTGCTGAATTTTGGCTACCAGGGAATGGTGTCCATCATTGACACTTTATGTACACGAAATGATGTGATTGTTTACGATTCTGAATCACATGCCTGTATCATGGATGGCGTTTTCTTACATAAAGCAAAAGGAGGAAAAAGTTTTGTCTTTCCTCACAATGATATTGCGCGTTGCGAAAAGATGTTGGCCACAGCAACCAAGAGAGCAAACGAATCAGGCGGTGGTATTCTGGTAATTACCGAAGGAGTTTTTGGTATGGCCGGAGACTTGGGGGCTTTGGACAAAATAGTTGCCTTAAAAGAAAAGTTCGACTTCCGTTTACTCGTTGATGACGCACACGGATTTGGTACAATGGGTAAAACCGGTGCTGGTACGCCAGAGCATTTTGGTGTAATTGATGGGGTGGATGTATATTTCAGTACTTTTGCTAAATCAATGGCTGGCATTGGAGCTTTTGTGGCTGGAGAAGAAGAAATTGTAAATTATCTTCGCTATAATATGCGTTCACAAATATTTGCAAAATCTCTTCCTATGCCAATGGTAATAGGTGCTTTAAAAAGACTGGAACTATTAAAAAACAGACCCGAGCTTAAAGATAACCTTTGGAAAATTGTGAATGCCTTACAAAAAGGGTTAAGAGCGGATGGATTTGATTTAGGCAATACTGAATCTCCGGTAACTCCCGTATTCTTAAATGGTACCGTTCCTGAAGCTACTCAATTGACCATGGATTTGAGAGAGAACTATAATATATTCTGTTCTATTGTGGTTTACCCTGTAATACCAAAAGATCAGTTGATGTTAAGAATTATACCAACTGCTGTGCATACGCTTGAAGATGTTGAATACACCATAAAAGCTTTTGCTGAAGTGAAAGAAAAATTGGTTGCCGGTAAATACCAAAGCGATAAAATTGCGAATATCTTATAA
- the porD gene encoding type IX secretion system protein PorD: MKYCFVLCLMFFLLKVSSAQELQCSVSVVSPSVQGTNKQVLETMQSAILEFMNGQKWTDNVFSPEERIQCSIMINIKEISSVDDFSGTIQVQVRRPVYNSAYSSVIFNYLDQDFDFSYVEFQPLIYNPNSFDSNLVGVLAFYANVILAFDYDSFSKMGGTKYMEKAEDIVNQAQNSSEKGWRSYESTRNRYWLVENYLNEYHRPLRECMYQYHRLGLDKMSDKPEAGRKEVLSAIERLQKVHRSKPGSFAVQVFFDAKSEELINIFSESFSMEKGRAIEILSEVDPANATKYSNSLLDNQ; the protein is encoded by the coding sequence GTGAAATACTGTTTTGTATTATGCTTGATGTTTTTCCTGCTAAAGGTATCTTCTGCACAAGAGCTTCAATGCTCTGTTTCTGTGGTTTCACCGAGCGTTCAAGGAACCAATAAGCAAGTGCTTGAAACCATGCAGAGCGCCATACTGGAGTTTATGAATGGTCAAAAATGGACCGATAATGTCTTTAGTCCTGAAGAAAGAATACAATGCAGTATCATGATTAATATCAAGGAGATAAGTTCGGTGGATGATTTCTCGGGTACCATTCAGGTACAAGTTCGACGTCCAGTATATAACTCAGCGTATAGTTCTGTTATATTTAATTATCTGGACCAAGATTTTGATTTTAGTTATGTGGAGTTTCAACCTTTGATTTACAATCCTAATTCTTTTGATTCGAACTTAGTGGGAGTTTTGGCATTTTATGCCAATGTAATATTGGCTTTTGATTATGATTCCTTTTCAAAAATGGGAGGTACCAAGTACATGGAGAAAGCGGAGGACATTGTTAATCAAGCGCAAAATTCATCGGAAAAGGGATGGCGTTCTTATGAGAGTACCAGAAACCGTTATTGGTTGGTGGAAAATTATCTGAATGAATACCATCGTCCATTGCGTGAATGTATGTATCAATATCACCGTTTGGGTTTAGATAAGATGAGTGATAAGCCAGAAGCTGGGCGTAAGGAGGTGCTTTCTGCCATTGAAAGACTTCAAAAAGTTCATAGAAGTAAGCCGGGATCTTTCGCTGTGCAGGTATTTTTTGATGCGAAGTCAGAAGAATTGATAAATATTTTTTCGGAATCTTTTTCTATGGAAAAGGGGAGAGCGATCGAAATTTTATCGGAGGTAGATCCAGCCAACGCCACAAAATATAGTAACTCGTTATTGGATAATCAATAA
- the coaBC gene encoding bifunctional phosphopantothenoylcysteine decarboxylase/phosphopantothenate--cysteine ligase CoaBC translates to MILKDKKIILGVSAGIAAYKAALLTRLLVKQGAEVKVVMTAKAKEFITPLTLATLSKNPIMVDFYNPENGDWNSHVDLGLWADAMVIAPATANTMGKMAHAIADNLLVTTYLSARCPVFVAPTMDLDMYLHPANQRNMTILQQDGVHIIEAETGELASGLSGKGRMAEPESIVEKLDVYFQRRATDQKGPLWGRKILVNAGPTYEKIDPVRYIGNFSSGKMGYHIAEVLAERGACVTLVSGPVSLRAEHPRVNVVSVTSAQEMSDACVKYYPECEGAILSAAVADYTPETQAAQKIKSSAEEMVLSLKATTDIAKQLGSMKKDGQFLVGFALETENAKENAAKKLAAKNLDFIVLNSLENEGAGFGGDTNKITIIDGGNNMEEFTLKNKREVAMDIVDKIMLL, encoded by the coding sequence ATGATATTAAAGGACAAAAAAATCATATTGGGTGTGTCGGCCGGTATCGCAGCTTATAAAGCCGCTTTGTTGACCAGGCTTCTGGTAAAACAGGGGGCTGAAGTAAAGGTAGTGATGACCGCCAAGGCAAAGGAATTTATTACTCCACTTACCTTGGCCACCTTATCTAAAAATCCCATCATGGTTGATTTTTATAATCCTGAAAATGGCGATTGGAATAGCCATGTAGATTTGGGGTTGTGGGCAGATGCCATGGTTATTGCACCGGCTACTGCCAACACTATGGGTAAAATGGCACATGCTATTGCTGATAATTTGTTGGTTACTACATATTTGTCTGCCAGGTGCCCGGTTTTTGTGGCGCCTACTATGGACTTGGATATGTATCTGCATCCTGCAAATCAGAGGAATATGACTATCTTGCAACAAGATGGTGTTCATATCATTGAAGCTGAAACGGGTGAACTGGCTAGTGGTTTGAGCGGTAAAGGCAGAATGGCTGAACCGGAAAGCATTGTAGAAAAGTTAGATGTTTATTTTCAGAGAAGGGCAACAGACCAGAAAGGACCACTTTGGGGACGTAAGATATTGGTTAATGCGGGTCCTACCTATGAAAAAATTGATCCGGTAAGATATATTGGAAATTTTTCAAGTGGTAAAATGGGGTATCATATTGCGGAGGTTTTGGCCGAGCGAGGTGCCTGTGTTACCTTGGTGTCTGGTCCTGTATCGCTACGTGCCGAACACCCAAGGGTGAATGTGGTGTCGGTTACCTCAGCACAAGAAATGAGTGATGCCTGTGTGAAGTATTATCCCGAATGTGAAGGTGCTATCTTGTCGGCAGCAGTGGCCGATTATACCCCTGAAACACAAGCAGCACAGAAGATTAAAAGCAGTGCCGAGGAGATGGTACTCTCTCTAAAAGCTACCACAGATATTGCAAAGCAGTTGGGAAGCATGAAGAAAGATGGTCAATTTTTGGTGGGGTTTGCCTTGGAAACTGAAAATGCCAAAGAGAATGCCGCTAAAAAGTTGGCCGCTAAAAATCTTGATTTTATCGTGTTAAATTCATTGGAGAATGAAGGAGCCGGATTTGGTGGGGATACCAATAAAATTACCATTATTGATGGGGGAAATAATATGGAAGAGTTTACGTTAAAAAATAAGCGTGAAGTGGCAATGGATATTGTAGATAAAATAATGTTATTGTAA
- a CDS encoding outer membrane protein assembly factor BamD produces MRQILVVVFIIPLLFSCSQYQKVLKSTDYELKYSKAMEYYEQEDFMRSATLLNELQSVYRGTDKSETINYTYASCLYGLSDFIMAGHYYRQFVKTFPSSERNEECQFMSAYCYYMLSPKPRLDQTDTYNAINEFQLFVNLYPSSSRVEEANRLMDELRDKLVYKSYLSAKLYFDLGNYMGNNYLSAVIAAQNSLKDFPDTKYREELSFLILEAKYIQAENSVEAKKEERMRDAIDEYFSFINEFPESDYMKKAVKIYNAASKSINFEETN; encoded by the coding sequence ATGAGACAAATTCTTGTTGTAGTATTCATTATCCCACTTTTATTTAGTTGTAGCCAGTACCAAAAGGTGCTGAAAAGTACCGATTACGAGCTTAAATATTCTAAGGCTATGGAGTACTATGAGCAGGAGGATTTTATGCGCTCGGCTACCTTGTTGAATGAATTACAAAGTGTTTATAGAGGGACCGATAAATCAGAAACCATAAATTATACCTATGCAAGTTGTTTATATGGTTTGAGTGATTTTATTATGGCCGGACATTATTATCGCCAGTTTGTAAAAACCTTCCCCTCCAGTGAACGTAATGAGGAATGTCAGTTTATGAGTGCGTATTGTTATTATATGCTCTCGCCCAAGCCCAGATTAGATCAAACGGATACCTATAATGCGATCAATGAGTTTCAGTTGTTTGTTAATCTGTATCCATCTAGTTCTCGTGTGGAGGAGGCCAATAGACTTATGGATGAACTAAGAGATAAGTTGGTGTATAAGTCTTATTTGAGTGCTAAATTGTATTTTGATTTAGGAAATTATATGGGCAATAATTATCTATCGGCCGTGATAGCTGCCCAAAATAGTTTAAAGGATTTCCCGGATACTAAATATAGAGAAGAGTTGTCATTTCTTATATTGGAAGCGAAATATATTCAAGCAGAAAATAGTGTAGAGGCAAAGAAGGAAGAGCGAATGAGGGATGCTATTGACGAATATTTTTCGTTTATTAATGAATTTCCAGAGAGCGATTATATGAAAAAGGCGGTTAAGATTTATAACGCAGCCTCTAAGAGTATAAATTTTGAAGAAACAAATTAG